From Salvia splendens isolate huo1 chromosome 16, SspV2, whole genome shotgun sequence, a single genomic window includes:
- the LOC121771220 gene encoding COP1-interactive protein 1-like, with amino-acid sequence MRPFENHIDPEKHEQLRRAKIDAENKVKRILKLAKGINSNKEGNLKKEIIHLVEEFHQHYESLYSLYDDLRAEAKSNVRGSRDDSSSSPPSDSEVFYSPLEVIHKNTSGIVHTDDETSDVEDTILKDKLTSSSEIKEMSNFFKDLRVPDEEPRHSKGSEGDVARLKFEIANLSSQSKQWQEESSEAMQLKRRISRLKGQVSQLESMCKDKECLQHEKDELEERLMSETKERSIEVEGLIEQVDCLHQELVSVTTRNVELELELCGNKYVNRSLSRSGEREQIAKSKQESNQSGVETHELLRKISQLQTSLLLNERKLTAQEKKLKQSEDTSSALIKSLNQKVKTQQSKMEALLKEKVGLQMELAMLKKDKQRVMMDLEKEKQEALLIKSKMDRKNTELTKKISDQQKTLLELGDVVTKTRSGYMKSHPNYQMMEHKIEEMAEDFRRQFDDKYRAMSRRIRAAEKQHVENKEWYLKTNEEFKQENKAKQGNIETGLRNVKDVALTASDVLVALDTVVVKFEECNDNMLTKISKTSCEVNCAKEWVRRKNKALVQVKHDLDELLFQLDDKEGEISVFRDRVWKLENKMRQLEKWIREKDEGMIELREEKREAIRQLCVWIDYHRCRTDYYKKMVKRMPEMNQQHRRMVS; translated from the exons ATGAGGCCATTTGAGAATCATATAGACCCTGAGAAACATGAGCAACTGAGACGTGCCAAAATag ATGCTGAGAATAAAGTGAAGAGGATTTTGAAGCTGGCAAAGGGCATAAATAGCAACAAAGAAGGGAACCTGAAGAAGGAAATAATTCATCTAGTTGAAGAATTCCACCAGCATTATGAATCACTCTACTCTCTCTATGATGACCTTCGAGCCGAGGCCAAGAGCAACGTCCGTGGCAGCAGAGACGACAgctcttcttctcctccttcaGATTCAGAGGTATTCTATTCTCCCTTGGAAGTGATCCATAAAAACACCAGTGGAATCGTGCACACGGATGATGAGACATCGGATGTGGAAGACACGATCCTCAAGGATAAACTGACCTCGTCTAGTGAAATAAAAGAGATGAGCAACTTCTTCAAGGATTTGAGGGTTCCAGACGAGGAGCCGAGACATAGCAAGGGATCAGAGGGCGACGTTGCGCGTCTCAAGTTTGAGATTGCAAATCTGTCCTCACAGAGTAAGCAATGGCAAGAGGAGTCAAGCGAGGCTATGCAGCTGAAACGGAGAATCTCAAGACTTAAGGGCCAAGTCTCTCAGCTCGAATCCATGTGCAAagacaaggaatgcctgcagcATGAGAAGGATGAGCTGGAGGAAAGGCTCATGAGTGAAACCAAAGAGAGGTCTATTGAAGTGGAGGGCCTAATCGAGCAAGTCGACTGCCTGCATCAGGAGCTGGTGTCTGTCACCACTCGGAATGTTGAATTGGAGCTGGAACTCTGTGGGAACAAATACGTGAACCGGTCATTGAGCAGGAGCGGGGAGCGGGAGCAGATAGCCAAATCGAAGCAAGAATCCAATCAATCTGGGGTTGAAACGCATGAGCTGCTGAGGAAGATATCTCAGCTGCAGACGTCTCTTTTGCTTAACGAGAGGAAGCTAACAGCGCAGGAGAAGAAGTTGAAGCAGAGCGAAGACACTTCGTCTGCTCTGATCAAATCCTTGAACCAAAAGGTGAAGACTCAGCAGAGCAAGATGGAGGCCTTACTCAAGGAGAAAGTAGGCTTGCAGATGGAATTGGCGATGCTGAAAAAGGACAAACAGCGAGTTATGATGGATCTCGAGAAAGAGAAGCAAGAGGCTTTGCTCATCAAATCAAAGATGGACAGAAAGAACACTGAGCTGACTAAAAAGATTTCTGATCAGCAGAAGACACTGCTGGAGTTGGGGGATGTCGTGACCAAGACGCGATCAGGGTACATGAAATCACACCCCAACTACCAAATGATGGAGCACAAGATAGAAGAGATGGCAGAGGATTTCAGGAGGCAGTTTGATGATAAGTACCGAGCCATGAGCCGTAGGATAAGGGCTGCAGAGAAGCAGCATGTCGAGAACAAAGAGTGGTACCTGAAGACGAATGAGGAGTtcaagcaagaaaacaaggctaAACAAGGGAACATAGAAACGGGACTGAGAAACGTGAAGGACGTTGCGCTGACAGCAAGTGATGTGCTCGTTGCACTGGACACTGTAGTGGTCAAGTTTGAGGAATGCAACGATAACATGCTGACGAAGATATCTAAGACGTCGTGTGAGGTGAACTGCGCGAAGGAATGGGTGAGGAGGAAGAACAAGGCGCTAGTGCAGGTGAAGCATGACCTAGACGAATTGCTGTTCCAGCTGGACGACAAGGAGGGGGAGATATCGGTGTTCAGGGACCGGGTTTGGAAGCTGGAAAACAAGATGAGGCAATTGGAGAAATGGATCAGAGAGAAAGATGAGGGGATGATAGAGCTTagagaggagaagagagaggcAATAAGGCAGCTGTGTGTTTGGATTGATTATCACCGTTGTAGAACGGATTATTACAAGAAAATGGTGAAAAGGATGCCGGAGATGAATCAACAACATCGTAGGATGGTGTCTTGA
- the LOC121772235 gene encoding COP1-interactive protein 1-like: MSRHHRWRDSVKTFFGNHVDPERNEELRETKAVIEGNVHKIIKLLKDEGGKEPLANLIEDFHNQYQSLYALYDNLTEELTKKANGIHENDNSLSGSDSSDSDGSTHMGRRASKNGVDANFEDEKAASIKQEIEMVLSEIADLKRKQAITVYEKETLHEECQNALNKTKESETLIAELNSKAEKLEAENSKLSAENTDVKVELENSVKLHAEFNQKLEEMKSERESLSIEKDAAIAKHEELQKELEAVKIELSTSREKLESVESEISLLREMQGIAKDERASLTLKILQFEDELQQAEIKFQELASESSQLRESLGEKERELSSHLETHEAHKQEAKEKLESAEREMAKVNQMHIASREENSSLSSKISQLEEEIKQAVRKIQDLNNESSRLRENLAEKERELSTHLVIHNAHKKEALEKLEKATVEITKLSKMQKDAEEENGSLISKISQLEDDMRQAEKEIQDLITESGMLSENMAERERELSTNIDILEAENDEALEKLETAKQEITKLHQTHKAAEEENSNLSSKISQLEDEIKQAESKIQDLITESNKLREKTAEQERELSSHLEIHEAHKKEAWEKMETAAGEITMLHQMHKAAEDEKINLSSKMSQLEDEIKQAESKIEDLITESSQLREKLAEKETELTRNLKIHEAHKKEALKKMETAAREITMLHQMHKATEDEKINLSSKMSQLVDEIKQAESKIEDLITESSQLREKLAEKETELTRNLEIHEAHKKEALQKMETAAGEITMLHQMHKAAEDEKINLSSKMSQLEDEIKQAESKIEDLITESGQLRESLAEKERELSTHLVIHEAHKKEALEKLEKATVEITKFSKMQKDAEEENGSLISKISQLEDDMRQAEKEIQDLITESGMLSENMAERERELSTNIDILEAENDEALEKLETAKQEITKLHQMHKAAEEENSNRSSKISQLEDEIKQAESKIQDLITESNKLREKTAEQERELSSHLEIHEAHKKEAREKIETAAGEITMLHQMHKAAEDEKINLSSKMSQLEDEIKQAESKIEDLITESSQLREKLAEKETELTRNLEIHEAHKKEALQKMETAAGEITMLHQMHKAAEDEKINLSSMMSQLEDEIKQAESKIEDLITESSQLRENLVEKERELSTHLVIHEAHKKEALEKLEKATVEITKLSKMQKDAEEENGCLISKISQLEDDMRQAEKEIQDLITESGMLSENMAERERELSTNIDILEAENDEALEKLETAKQEITKLHQMHKAAEEENSNLSSKISQLEDEIKQAESKIQDLITESNKLREKTAEQERELSSHLEIHEAHKKEAREKMETAAGEITMLHQMHKAAEDEKINLSSKMSQLEDEIKQAESKIEDLITESSQLREKLAEKETELTRNLKIHEAHKKEALKKMETTIGEITMLHQMHKATEDEKINLSSKMSQLEDEIKQAESKIEDLITESSQLREKLAEKETELTRNLEIHEAHKKEALKKMETAAGEITMLHQMHKAAEDEKINLSSKMSLLEDEIKQAESKIEDLITESSQLREKLAEKDTELTRNLEIHEAHKKEALEKMETTAGEITILSQMHKAAEDEKTNLSSKMSQLQGEIKHAESKIEDLIAESNQLREKSANQERELASHLEIHEAHKKEALEKMETAAGEIAKLSQMHKVADDEKTNLSLNISQLQDEIKQAENKIQDLITESSQLREKLAEKETELTRNLGIHEAHKKEAWEKMETAAGEITMLHQMHKAAEDEKINLSSKMSQLEDEIKQAESRIEDLITESSQLREKLAEKETELTRNLEIHEAHKKEALEKMETAAGEIAMLSQMHKAAEDEKTNLSSKMSQLQGEIKQAESKIEDLITESNQLREKSANQERELASHLEIHEAHKKEAREKMETAAGEIAKLSQMHKAAEDEKTNLSSNISQLQDEIKQAENKIQDLITESSQLREKLAEKETELTRNLEIHEAQKKELTEKLETAEEEVSMLSQKQKAVEEENASLCLKISHLEDEIEHAKHKIHDLVSESSQLSERLADKERELSSHLEIHEAQKKELTQKLETATEESAKLSQKQKAAEEENTSLSSKISQLEDEIRQAENKIRDHVAKSSLLSENLAVKERTLSKNLEIHEAHKREATEKLEKAAKEITKLSQMQKATKEENTSLSSKILQLEEQIKQAVSKIQGHVTESSRVRENLAEKEKELSRHIQIHEAQKKEAKEKLETAAKDITELSQKLKASEEDNTILNSKISQLEEEISNAEYEIQDLITESGMVSESLAEKERELSIHLDIHEDYKEEATEKLERAAEEITKLSEMQKAAEEENSSLTLKISQLGDDLRQAENRIQDLITESSQLAKTLEEKEREFSSHLEIHESLKEQASTRTRELELELDSSHVQRRDIEKQKDYEISALLQKLEDQQKSSLAQVNDLKEQINNIRAEVSSLQEQIGSLAALKSEADISLDIKAGEISELLLQIVNLKEEVSSKTGEGEKLLEEQKSLEERIATLSGIIQTYKEAQVRVIGEISHKMNDTLTGIIDAFNMKFEEDYGHIESRIYKIVNELKITTNCIKDSNIEKDQLRKEIAILSQQLNDDKGNGEHLKGRMAELEIALMKKEDEKDCLIKTVLEREAKMEELEKIVAERDEKIGELEMKMKENRTGFDRLFEEKREAIRQLCICIEYHRSCNDELKDMIVKTRRR; encoded by the exons atgtcCAGGCATCATCGATGGCGCGATTCAGTTAAAACCTTTTTCGGGAATCATGTTGATCCTGAAAGGAATGAAGAGCTGAGAGAAACCAAAGCAG TAATCGAGGGCAACGTGCATAAGATCATAAAGCTGCTTAAAGACGAGGGTGGAAAAGAACCACTGGCTAATCTGATTGAGGACTTCCACAATCAGTACCAGTCTCTGTATGCGCTTTATGATAATCTGACGGAGGAGTTGACGAAAAAGGCAAACGGGATACATGAGAATGACAATTCCTTGTCCGGCTCTGATTCCTCGGACTCAGATGGTTCTACGCACATGGGAAGAAGAGCCTCAAAAAATGGCGTGGATGCGAATTTTGAAGATGAGAAAGCTGCATCTATTAAGCAAGAAATTGAAATGGTTCTTTCTGAGATTGCTGACTTGAAGAGGAAACAGGCAATCACTGTTTATGAAAAGGAAACGCTGCACGAGGAGTGCCAAAATGCACTGAATAAAACAAAGGAATCAGAGACTCTCATAGCTGAGTTGAATTCCAAAGCTGAAAAACTGGAAGCCGAGAATTCTAAACTTTCGGCTGAGAACACTGATGTGAAAGTGGAACTGGAGAATTCGGTTAAGCTACACGCCGAGTTCAACCAGAAGCTGGAAGAGATGAAGAGCGAGAGAGAAAGCTTGAGTATTGAAAAAGATGCCGCCATTGCCAAACATGAAGAGCTACAGAAAGAGCTGGAAGCAGTCAAGATAGAACTCTCTACTTCAAGGGAGAAACTAGAATCAGTAGAAAGTGAAATCAGTCTGCTGAGAGAGATGCAAGGCATTGCTAAAGACGAGAGAGCGAGTCTTACCTTAAAGATTTTACAGTTTGAGGATGAACTACAACAAGCTGAGATCAAGTTTCAAGAGCTTGCATCTGAATCAAGCCAGTTAAGGGAAAGCTTGGGGGAGAAGGAAAGGGAGCTTTCAAGTCATCTGGAGACTCACGAGGCTCACAAACAAGAAGCGAAAGAAAAACTGGAATCAGCAGAAAGAGAAATGGCCAAAGTAAATCAGATGCACATTGCCTCTCGAGAGGAGAACAGTAGTCTCTCCTCCAAGATTTCACAGCTTGAGGAAGAGATAAAACAGGCTGTAAGAAAGATTCAAGATCTTAATAACGAATCCAGCAGGTTGAGGGAAAATTTGGCTGAGAAAGAAAGGGAGCTTTCGACTCACCTTGTGATTCACAACGCTCACAAAAAGGAAGCACTGGAGAAACTGGAGAAAGCAACAGTAGAAATCACCAAGCTTAGTAAGATGCAGAAGGATGCTGAAGAGGAGAATGGTAGTCTTATTTCAAAGATTTCACAGCTTGAGGATGACATGAGACAGGCTGAAAAAGAGATTCAAGATCTTATTACCGAGTCAGGCATGTTGAGTGAAAATATGGCTGAGAGAGAAAGGGAGCTTTCAACTAATATTGATATTCTAGAGGCTGAGAACGATGAAGCACTCGAGAAACTGGAGACGGCAAAACAAGAAATCACTAAGCTTCATCAGACGCATAAGGCTGCTGAGGAAGAGAATAGTAATCTGTCATCAAAGATTTCACAGCTTGAGGATGAGATCAAACAGGCTGAAAGCAAGATTCAAGATCTTATTACCGAATCTAACAAGTTGAGGGAAAAAACGGCTGAGCAAGAAAGAGAGCTTTCAAGTCACCTTGAAATTCATGAAGCTCACAAAAAAGAAGCATGGGAGAAAATGGAGACAGCAGCTGGAGAAATCACAATGCTTCATCAGATGCATAAGGCTGCTGAAGACGAGAAAATTAATCTGTCTTCAAAGATGTCACAGCTTGAGGATGaaataaaacaggctgaaagcAAGATTGAAGATCTTATTACAGAATCTAGCCAGTTGAGGGAAAAATTGGCTGAGAAAGAAACTGAGCTTACAAGGAATCTCAAGATTCATGAAGCTCACAAAAAAGAAGCACTGAAGAAAATGGAGACAGCAGCTAGAGAAATCACAATGCTTCATCAGATGCATAAGGCTACTGAAGACGAGAAAATTAATCTGTCTTCAAAGATGTCACAGCTTGTGGATGaaataaaacaggctgaaagcAAGATTGAAGATCTTATTACAGAATCTAGCCAGTTGAGGGAAAAATTGGCTGAGAAAGAAACTGAACTTACAAGGAATCTCGAGATTCATGAAGCTCACAAAAAAGAAGCACTGCAGAAAATGGAGACAGCAGCTGGAGAAATCACAATGCTTCATCAGATGCATAAGGCTGCTGAAGACGAGAAAATTAATCTGTCTTCAAAGATGTCACAGCTTGAGGATGaaataaaacaggctgaaagcAAGATTGAAGATCTTATTACAGAATCTGGCCAGTTGAGGGAAAGTTTGGCTGAGAAAGAAAGGGAGCTTTCGACTCACCTTGTGATTCACGAGGCTCACAAAAAGGAAGCACTGGAGAAACTGGAGAAAGCAACGGTAGAAATCACCAAGTTTAGTAAGATGCAGAAGGATGCTGAAGAGGAGAATGGTAGTCTTATTTCAAAGATTTCACAGCTTGAGGATGACATGAGACAGGCTGAAAAAGAGATTCAAGATCTTATTACAGAGTCAGGCATGTTGAGTGAAAATATGGCTGAGAGAGAAAGGGAGCTTTCAACTAATATTGATATTCTAGAGGCTGAGAACGATGAAGCACTCGAGAAACTGGAGACGGCAAAACAAGAAATCACTAAGCTTCATCAGATGCATAAGGCTGCTGAGGAAGAGAATAGTAATCGGTCATCAAAGATTTCACAGCTTGAGGATGAGATCAAACAGGCTGAAAGCAAGATTCAAGATCTTATTACCGAATCTAACAAGTTGAGGGAAAAAACGGCTGAGCAAGAAAGAGAGCTTTCAAGTCACCTTGAAATTCATGAAGCTCACAAAAAAGAAGCACGGGAGAAAATTGAGACAGCAGCTGGAGAAATCACAATGCTTCATCAGATGCATAAGGCTGCTGAAGACGAGAAAATTAATCTGTCTTCAAAGATGTCACAGCTTGAGGATGaaataaaacaggctgaaagcAAGATTGAAGATCTTATTACAGAATCTAGCCAGTTGAGGGAAAAATTGGCTGAGAAAGAAACTGAGCTTACAAGGAATCTCGAGATTCATGAAGCTCACAAAAAAGAAGCACTGCAGAAAATGGAGACAGCAGCTGGAGAAATCACAATGCTTCATCAGATGCATAAGGCTGCTGAAGACGAGAAAATTAATCTGTCTTCAATGATGTCACAGCTTGAGGATGaaataaaacaggctgaaagcAAGATTGAAGATCTTATTACAGAATCTAGCCAGTTGAGGGAAAATTTGGTTGAGAAAGAAAGGGAGCTTTCGACTCACCTTGTGATTCACGAGGCTCACAAAAAGGAAGCACTGGAGAAACTGGAGAAAGCAACAGTAGAAATCACCAAGCTTAGTAAGATGCAGAAGGATGCTGAAGAGGAGAATGGTTGTCTTATTTCAAAGATTTCACAGCTTGAGGATGACATGAGACAGGCTGAAAAAGAGATTCAAGATCTTATTACCGAGTCAGGCATGTTGAGTGAAAATATGGCTGAGAGAGAAAGGGAGCTTTCAACTAATATTGATATTCTAGAGGCTGAGAACGATGAAGCACTCGAGAAACTGGAGACGGCAAAACAAGAAATCACTAAGCTTCATCAGATGCATAAGGCTGCTGAGGAAGAGAATAGTAATCTGTCATCAAAGATTTCACAGCTTGAGGATGAGATCAAACAGGCTGAAAGCAAGATTCAAGATCTTATTACCGAATCTAACAAGTTGAGGGAAAAAACGGCTGAGCAAGAAAGAGAGCTTTCAAGTCACCTTGAAATTCATGAAGCTCACAAAAAAGAAGCACGGGAGAAAATGGAGACAGCAGCTGGAGAAATCACAATGCTTCATCAGATGCATAAGGCTGCTGAAGACGAGAAAATTAATCTGTCTTCAAAGATGTCACAGCTTGAGGATGaaataaaacaggctgaaagcAAGATTGAAGATCTTATTACAGAATCTAGCCAGTTGAGGGAAAAATTGGCTGAAAAAGAAACTGAGCTTACAAGGAATCTCAAGATTCATGAAGCTCACAAAAAAGAAGCACTGAAGAAAATGGAGACAACAATTGGAGAAATCACAATGCTTCATCAGATGCATAAGGCTACTGAAGACGAGAAAATTAATCTGTCTTCAAAGATGTCACAGCTTGAGGATGaaataaaacaggctgaaagcAAGATTGAAGATCTTATTACAGAATCTAGCCAGTTGAGGGAAAAATTGGCTGAGAAAGAAACTGAGCTTACAAGGAATCTCGAGATTCATGAAGCTCACAAAAAAGAAGCACTGAAGAAAATGGAGACAGCAGCTGGAGAAATCACAATGCTTCATCAGATGCATAAGGCTGCTGAAGACGAGAAAATTAATCTGTCTTCAAAGATGTCACTGCTTGAGGATGaaataaaacaggctgaaagcAAGATTGAAGATCTTATTACAGAATCTAGCCAGTTGAGGGAAAAATTGGCTGAGAAAGATACTGAGCTTACAAGGAATCTCGAGATTCATGAAGCTCACAAAAAAGAAGCACTAGAGAAAATGGAGACAACAGCTGGAGAAATCACAATTCTTAGTCAGATGCACAAGGCTGCCGAAGATGAGAAAACCAATCTGTCTTCAAAGATGTCACAGCTTCAGGGTGAAATAAAACATGCTGAAAGCAAGATTGAAGATCTTATTGCAGAATCTAACCAGTTGAGGGAAAAATCAGCCAATCAAGAAAGAGAACTTGCAAGTCACCTTGAGATTCATGAAGCTCACAAAAAAGAAGCACTGGAGAAAATGGAGACAGCAGCTGGTGAAATCGCTAAGCTGAGTCAGATGCACAAGGTCGCTGATGACGAGAAAACTAATCTGTCTTTAAACATTTCACAGCTTCAGGATGAGATAAAACAGGCTGAGAACAAGATTCAAGATCTTATAACCGAATCAAGCCAGTTGAGGGAAAAATTGGCTGAGAAAGAAACTGAGCTTACAAGGAATCTCGGGATTCATGAAGCTCACAAAAAAGAAGCATGGGAGAAAATGGAGACAGCAGCTGGAGAAATCACAATGCTTCATCAGATGCATAAGGCTGCTGAAGACGAGAAAATTAATCTGTCTTCAAAGATGTCACAGCTTGAGGATGaaataaaacaggctgaaagcAGGATTGAAGATCTTATTACAGAATCTAGCCAGTTGAGGGAAAAATTGGCTGAGAAAGAAACTGAGCTTACAAGGAATCTCGAGATTCATGAAGCTCACAAAAAAGAAGCACTAGAGAAAATGGAGACAGCAGCTGGTGAAATCGCAATGCTTAGTCAGATGCACAAGGCTGCTGAAGATGAGAAAACCAATCTGTCTTCAAAGATGTCACAGCTTCAGGGTGaaataaaacaggctgaaagcAAGATTGAAGATCTTATTACAGAATCTAATCAGTTGAGGGAAAAATCAGCCAATCAAGAAAGAGAACTTGCAAGTCACCTTGAGATTCATGAAGCTCACAAAAAAGAAGCACGAGAGAAAATGGAGACCGCAGCTGGAGAAATCGCTAAGCTGAGTCAGATGCACAAGGCCGCTGAAGACGAGAAAACTAATCTGTCTTCAAACATTTCACAGCTTCAGGATGAGATAAAACAGGCTGAGAACAAGATTCAAGATCTTATAACCGAATCAAGCCAGTTGAGGGAAAAATTGGCTGAGAAAGAAACGGAGCTGACAAGGAATCTCGAGATTCATGAGGCTCAAAAAAAGGAATTAACAGAGAAACTTGAGACAGCAGAAGAAGAAGTCTCTATGCTTAGTCAGAAGCAAAAGGCTGTTGAGGAGGAGAATGCTAGTCTGTGTTTAAAGATTTCACATCTTGAGGATGAGATAGAACATGCTAAACACAAGATTCATGATCTTGTTTCGGAATCAAGTCAGTTGAGTGAAAGGTTGGCTGATAAAGAAAGGGAGCTTTCAAGTCATCTTGAGATTCATGAGGCTCAGAAGAAGGAACTAACGCAGAAACTAGAGACCGCAACAGAAGAAAGCGCTAAGCTCAGTCAGAAGCAAAAGGCTGCTGAAGAGGAGAATACCAGTCTGTCTTCAAAGATTTCACAGCTTGAGGATGAGATTAGACAGGCTGAAAACAAGATTCGTGATCATGTTGCCAAATCAAGCCTGTTGAGTGAAAATTTGGCTGTTAAAGAAAGGACTCTTTCAAAAAACCTCGAGATTCATGAGGCTCACAAAAGGGAAGCAACGGAGAAACTGGAGAAAGCAGCAAAAGAAATAACTAAGCTGAGTCAGATGCAAAAGGCTACTAAAGAGGAGAATACTAGTCTCTCCTCGAAGATTTTGCAGCTTGAGGAACAGATCAAACAGGCTGTAAGCAAGATTCAAGGTCATGTTACTGAATCTAGCCGGGTGAGGGAAAATTTGGCTGAGAAAGAAAAGGAGCTTTCAAGACACATTCAGATTCACGAGGCCCAAAAAAAGGAAGCAAAGGAGAAACTGGAGACAGCAGCAAAAGATATCACCGAGCTGAGTCAGAAGCTAAAGGCTTCTGAAGAGGATAATACTATTCTTAATTCAAAGATATCACAGCTTGAGGAGGAGATAAGTAATGCAGAATATGAGATTCAAGATCTTATTACTGAGTCCGGCATGGTGAGTGAAAGTCTGGCTGAGAAAGAAAGGGAGCTTTCAATTCACCTTGATATTCATGAGGATTACAAAGAGGAAGCAACGGAGAAACTGGAAAGGGCAGCCGAAGAAATCACTAAGCTCAGTGAGATGCAAAAGGCTGCTGAAGAGGAGAATTCCAGTCTTACCTTGAAGATTTCACAGCTTGGGGATGATTTAAGACAGGCTGAAAACAGAATTCAAGATCTCATTACGGAATCTAGCCAGTTGGCTAAAAcgttggaagaaaaagaaagagagttTTCAAGCCACCTGGAGATTCATGAGTCCCTCAAGGAACAAGCATCAACTCGTACAAGGGAATTGGAGCTGGAACTTGATTCATCGCACGTTCAAAGAAGAGATATTGAGAAACAGAAAGATTATGAAATCTCTGCTCTTCTTCAGAAACTGGAAGATCAACAAAAGTCATCATTAGCCCAAGTAAATGATCTAAAAGAGCAGATCAACAACATTCGAGCTGAAGTAAGCAGTCTCCAAGAGCAAATAGGTTCTCTGGCTGCTCTAAAAAGTGAGGCAGATATCAGTCTCGACATAAAGGCTGGAGAAATATCAGAGCTCCTGCTACAGATTGTAAATCTAAAAGAAGAAGTATCAAGCAAAACTGGTGAAGGAGAAAAGTTACTTGAAGAGCAGAAATCACTAGAAGAGAGAATTGCTACGCTTTCAGGGATCATTCAAACCTATAAAGAGGCTCAAGTGAGAGTGATTGGAGAGATATCACATAAGATGAACGACACTCTGACAGGCATAATAGATGCATTCAACATGAAGTTTGAGGAAGACTACGGCCACATAGAGTCTCGAATATACAAAATAGTGAACGAGCTCAAGATCACAACAAACTGCATCAAAGATAGTAACATCGAGAAAGATCAGCTGAGGAAGGAAATCGCCATCTTGTCCCAACAACTGAATGATGATAAAGGTAATGGTGAGCACCTCAAGGGAAGGATGGCTGAACTGGAAATTGCATTGATGAAAAAAGAGGATGAAAAGGACTGCTTGATCAAAACTGTATTAGAGAGGGAGGCGAAGATGGAAGAGCTAGAGAAAATAGTAGCGGAAAGGGATGAGAAAATCGGAGAGTtggagatgaagatgaaggagaACCGGACCGGATTCGATAGATTGTTTGAGGAGAAAAGAGAGGCCATAAGACAGTTGTGCATATGCATTGAATACCACCGCAGTTGCAACGACGAGCTTAAAGATATGATCGTAAAAACAAGAAGAAGGTAG